The following is a genomic window from Amphiura filiformis chromosome 4, Afil_fr2py, whole genome shotgun sequence.
GatgttttggcctaaatacatttgtttagcaagatacggctttcgaaagaagTGGATACGTGCTGGTGGCCTATACCCTTGAGTATGTGATTATTATGTAGCCAATTCACCACACActggtgaatgggagatgtcctccaaCTTTTTCTAATGTGTGGCtaggtggtggtgggaggggtaGGAATGAGGTTTGTTGAGTAAGAGTATGCTGGCATTATGAGTGTGTTGATTAGGGGTGGAGCATAGGGCAGGGTAGGGATTCATATGAAAagatttgactacaaaaacgattctcctatagacgaatccaacgagccaagtcatggtcaggatttagtcggccatatttggttccccgcatgcaccaaacaggtgttgtgagtgcccaattgggtggattaaacccgcttaaaatgcgatgttagattcttttgtgttgtaaactgtcatcattcttttgtctacgtgtaacacgggtgatagaatgcagtttaaaatacccttcaaggccgcatcatttcacaatttaggtgagatagctgggtccccgtcgcggctatggctgccattgaggagtaggaatgcgtgaaattggattcgtctataaatgcttctacgcacagtttccacctcgatacacccgagtacacaaaaatttccagcacagcgagaaTGAGCGAGTCTGGTCGCCACACAGTCTGTGCTTTACTACATGGTTGAGTACATAGCAttttaagagctgtgtgagatctatcCCTCGGTAGGTACGCCACTGCTCGATAATTTATTATATGGTTCGATAAGACGATATTGTTCTGAAAATTGACTGGCATTTGAAATATTAACCCTCTTTTAGATTCCTTCAGATTTATGTCCACAAGTTTTTAATTCATCTTTCTCTCCATCCACATTTCGTACCGCGGTCCACGTCCTTTTTTTCCTATCAGCAAAATAAACAGGGAAAAAGACACATGCTCCGAGAATGTAGGTAGCACCAAAAACGTAGAAACCAAGCTTGTAATTACCAGTTATATCACGTATTGCACCTGTGCAGAAACAATGAAAAGAAACGAGTAGCAATTTAAGGTCAGTTATAATAGAAATTAGTTtgaatgaaattttttaaatttacaattggTATCTCGCACACAAAGCTTTTGTATCGATTGTGATTCCATTCATGATACgcgctgttacgtaatcaagtatatgATATCATTTTCGTAATtatgtggtttgaaagacaacTTTACAGTCTTAAAGAAATTCCATCCAAATATtcaatggggtcaaaggtcaactctcGTTACAtactgaccgcccctcgtatattCGCGCGAAAGTAAAGAGTTCGATTTCGGAGGTCCAGACATATTGCACAAACCTGTGCACTTGCATGAGGTAATTATCTGTCATAGACTTATGAATGATCAGTAAGTAGGAAAATATTAACTGCTGCATTCATAACTTTAGTTTTGAAATTTATATAATTCGCGCGCACTGAAGAGTGAGTCGGGAAATATATAAGCACGGGACAAACTCAGGCATATAAATCAACAATAGACTGAATATTCAattggttttgtttttcattcacCTGCTAAATATGCTCCAGTCATGATTCCCAAACAATCCACGAATAGCTCCATCCCTACCGCTGTCGCCAATTGTGATGTCCCAGTCAGTTGAAGCAACATGACATACATGACTGTGAATAAAATACCCGTAGTAAATCCTATGCCAAACGCAGACACCATAAACCCAGCATAGCTGTTAATTAATGGGTTCACAAAAGTAGACGCGGCAGCTATTATAAGGGTTACTTCATATAATGTCATCGGTGATACCCTGAAAACGTCAACTACAATGCCTTGAACGAAACGTCCACAAACACTTGCAATGCCGAGCAACGATAACACAAATGCTCCGTCTTTAGAATAACCACTAATAGTCATCTGATTTGAAGAATGTATAATCGCAGCCGTGTAGGCCATATTCACGAAAAATGAAGTTAGATAAACAAGAACTAATATTGGCGTATCCATAAGCAGGATAATATGACTTGGAAACCACCCAGAGGAAATCCCCGATGATTTCGTTGCACCTGTTTCGTCTAATTGCTTCTGCGTTTTGTCATCTATATCCGGATCATTCCAATCTGCTTTCTTTTCAGGACGACGAGACCGTTGATACGTTGCACCAATGGCCACCACGTGGAAAATTAAGGCGCCTTGTATAAGGAGAGCACTGCGCCAACCGTAAGTTGAAATCAGAAAATTTATCAAAGGCGGAGAACAAAGACACCTGAAGCACACCCAGCAAACGCTATACCTATCATGGTACCGCAGTATTTCGTAAAGTATGATGTGATGATTATTGGCTGGGAGATGTAGACAAGAGATGCACCAAGTCCTGAAGGAAAAAATTAGTTCAAATTAACTGCAAGCCGAATACTATACTAATAGGAATGCCTTCTTCTCATTCATTGCATTCTTCTTTCTAACTACAGATGAACCCGGGAGATGAACCAAATTTCACGCATTCTTATACATCAATGGAGATCATAGTTGGTttccatcccacctgaaatgtgaaatgatgcagctttggcggggattttaaaccgcatcccatcacccgtgttatacgtagacaaaagaacgatgaaagtttacaacacaatacaatataagatcgatttttaagcagctttaatgcacccaattggacagtcacaacaccagtttggtgcggatgggACCAatatggccgaatgaattctgaccattatttgcctcgttggattcgtctatagctcgTTAGATTCGTAACGAGCTAAAGTGATGGTCAGAACGAGctaaagtgatggtcagaattcattcggccgtTACTGGTCTTTCTGCACCAAACCgcggtgttgtgactgcccaatttggTGGATAAAGGCCGCTTAAAATCGATCTTATATTGCATTtggtctacgtgtaacacgagtgATGGATGGAATGCAGATCCCCGCCAAGCctgcattattttttttacatttcaggtAGGATGGACCCTGTCAATccctgccattgaggtgtaggaatgcgtgaaatttgaaTCGTCTATACTCTTAGCTACTCCTCCTTCATCATATTTCGCTTATCAACATAACAATTATGATCTTCGTCTTCATCATCATGATTATCATCCCAACATCATCTTCTTTTTCTCCCTTCTTCTTTGTTTTCATTCTCTTCAGCTTCGACTTCTTCCTCTTCATGTCTATCATCAtcgtcttctcctcctccttcgtcTTCATGCCCTTTTGCTTCGTCATCTTCCACCTGCTCCTTTATCATCATTGTCTCCTCCTCCTTCGTCTTCTTCCCTTTCTGCATTTACTTCTTCCACTTCCTCATCACAAAATTAATGATTACCCTGGGTGATTACcatctcctcctccttttcctcctcctccttctcctcctcctcctcctccccttcTCCTTTGTCTTCATGTAAGTTCACACTACTGCATCTTTGTCTTCCTCTTATTCCTCCTATAATTTACGTGTTGATCAAGGGGAGTATGAAAGTCACATACCAGGGATAATGCCTAGAGTGATGAACAGTGCCGAAGTTGAATTGGCTAAATAGGTGGTCATCATTCCGGCTGCTTGCAATGTACCTCCTGCCATCACCACCCACCTGTAGTGAACTTTGTTAACCACAACACTTGTCAACGGACCTGTAAATATTtccaatataatatataatattattatttagtgaAGAAGGGGAGCAAATAAAATTTGGCTGAAGCCTGATTCGAACAGGTTACCGTTTTATTACGAGTCCCGTTTGTTACCATTTATCCAGCGCCATGATGGACGTATCTTTTTATGGcacatacagggtggtccaaaaacaaccttactcaatagaggttatccgtgttctataagctgcatatcctatcaacgactgctataccttgtttaggattgtcaaaagaagtacctgcatgtgcactGAGGCATGAATCtttcaaaatagcccaccaaagtcatgcaagtaactccgaggtcgtgcattgaatgaggaatactacgggaaccagcgccttttgttagaactCACACATGAGTAAGGTGGATAACCCCtatttcatatctcaaaattgaaaattctgTTTTAGATTGTTTTTGCACATTCTTAACAACCATCTTTCTAAGAGTATTCGgtgaaaaaaattaatgaaaaaaactaaattacaaacGTGGCTGCAGTTTTAAgacaaatggtcaaatatgagtttGTCCACGCGTAAGCCTATGGCTTCTGCGCCACAGCACATTATGCATCGAGTGTTTTTCCCCCGATGGTACGCAGGCACGTTGCAATTTTCAGACGGAATTCCGGAACGGGACGTAAAATTTACgtggcttaagggatctggaatgagcgttttgagcgtttcgacagtattttttgtgggacatgagagcacatcagacatatcgaactgcattctgaatacgaagaatgtctttctggtatcaaatttttcatttttgaatttcacgatataatacaattttatgacaaattattaaaatttgatatttttcacatttttgatatataacagtcctcgaagtaaattttataaatctaatgatatattttaaagtgtatgtagctgggaggaaaaatcgacgatcaattgaaaattttgacctttcatattgaagatttttccccaaagacctaattttgtgtgtgttttgggaaaaaatccatatcttcaatacgaaaggtcaaaattttcaattgatcgtcggtttgtcatcccacctacatacacttttagaataaatcagtagatttataaagtttacttcgagtactgttaaatatcaaaaatatcaattttaatcatttgccataaaatgtgtattacattgcgaatttcaaaaatccaaaataatttgatatcagaaagacattctacgtattcagaatgcaactcgatatgcctgatgtgctctaatgtcccacaataaatactgtccaaacgttcatacccctccccttaactttaaaaaaacagcTTTAAAATCGGCTaacatcatatatatatatattattctaaATTAAAGAGACAGAAATTTATTCTGTAATTCTGGGGAAAGCTATATGcagacatcccagcaaacacaaaaacgttttaaataagttatattttggcttttggtttaggtaaaaacgttttaataacattaaaatgtcgggttatataaaggtcatgaaaacgttttaaaacgttttgtatgaaaacacactgcaacaatatttttaaatgttttcaaaaaatgttattgtaaactggttttgcaaacatttttgccaaatattgtgtcaatatttaaataacattatgataaaatatttgaacccagcaaacacaaaatgttcttaaaatgttttttcaaaaccttttaataacatttaaatgtcgggttatataaaggtcatgaaaacgtttttaaaacgttattgaaaatatcttgggcaaacgtttttcgcaaaatattttttcaaccccaaaataacattctgtttagaatgttttgtatcaagttttcaagaatgtttttggaatgttattaaaacgttttttatatcctttatataacctgtaaaacatttttgtttgctgagcagtagattatcaaaaatgtttttaaggttatgaaaacgttttatactcttaatataccctttatataacccgacatttaaacgttttctgacaaccttttataaccttttgcgaatgatgtcgaaaacgttttgtgtttgctgggatgttatacCAAAAACTCTCTACTTCCTGATGCCTCACACGTCATTCCCTCTGACATAACTTGTCGTATCTTTTACAAGTTGTTAATATTCACAAGACCTTCTATGTTTTGGGCATAATTTATGTTACAACGCTCTTTTCTTTACTTTCTAAAACATAAGGCCCTATTATACTAATGAATGTTGTATTGCAAAATAcagacataattatgataatgaagGCATGATTTGCGGGTATAAGCGAATTCTGCACATTACGATGAAACCGCTAACAATACTCGCATATTTAGGCCCTATTATACTAATGCATGTTGTATGGCAAAATAcagacataattatgataatgaagCCATGATTTGCGGGTATAAGCGAATTCTGCACATTACGATGAAACCGCTAACAATGCtcacatatttccttcaccaattaaaaaaaaatagcaccataaaataaattaaaagaaaatgattTTATACATGCATGTAGGTCTAATGCAATAAGCTGAAATCTTGGTAATTCCAACAATATGACACAGTCAGAATAATTTTAGAAGAGTCGTTGCGAGAATCGATCTGAGAGCATCGATTCCCGTGACGACTCTTCTAAAATTATTCTGTTTGCAAGAATTCTATTCTCCTAAATTCATCCCTTTTCCAAACGCAGTACGTTAAGATGATTCTTTTGATTCTTTCAAGACGAGTATGCGTTTGTGAGTATCATTTTGTATTCACGCAAGTTCGAAACTGTACCACGGATTACAAATCCCATAGGCTTACGTGTGGACAAATATTATTTTGACCCTTTACCTTAAAACTGGCGCCACATAACATTCATTTTCAGTaaatttttcaccaaatacttttagaaagatgTTCTTTTAggatatgtaacaaaattttgaaatagattttttaaaacttAGAGTAATCAACCTTTGAAATTGGCCCgggaaattgggtaaagttgtttttggaccacactgtatTTAGAATAGGTCTATATAACGCTTTTGAGAGTAGCTGCTCAAAACTCCGAGAAATGAACCTTCCAAATTGGGAAAGTTCCTTTTGGACCACACTGTTAAGTAGAGATGGTCTAAATTGAAAAGGTTTCAAGCATCAAATTTCAGTCCAGTCAAGACCTGACACTAGTGGACAGGTTCATATACCGGTACTTCGAGATAGGCCTATCTAACCTACCTACCTGCAATACATTGTGTAGCATATGCAAGACTGCAAATCCACCCTGCAGCTGCTGATCCAACATTGAATTCTTCTAATATCGGTGCCATATAAAGCCCCATAACCTGTACTGTTCCATTACTCAAAAGTAACGTAGTAAAGACACAAAGTACAACGCTTATTTGTCGCAAATTCAAGTCCATGGTTGTTTTAGTAAATTAGTAAAAGACTGCTGGTTCAACCGTAAACATAGCACATGAATATatgtatgtaggccctacattacTGAATGCAAATAAAGGCTATTATCTTTGGTAAAAGGTCGGGACAATCGGTTAGAATtgtgctatacagggtgtcccagaaaaaactaccgagtgaataaaattgaacgtaagtcgaaaaatagacatcataatcaaacaattttatttgattcggttggcAGGTTGGGAAAATataaacgattacataatgcgcgcatcaatgcagtttattccaagtttgatcaacaggcgcttttttcatactcgcccAACGCTTccaaaagtttgtgtatctcattaaatttagtccacattatctattttataatccgacggtgttatgttattcatgctttcactgaagatgaataacagtttgtttgagaaaactttgattcctgcaattggaagctttccaacttatatgttattttttaactttccaaagaacatttgagccaagaatgacaatgaacaagtgcttacagctttacgtgtgatttttgataccatgcaacttaaaagttttaaaagatttaaactttgcattacaatatcttggaaatattccaaaaaccagctggaattctttatgcaataattctttatgcaacatttatatcaacattaaaaaaaaaagatatttataagTACTGAGCATCATCGTACATGCAAGCttccattttcaatatcgtgcaggttttgaaatttgaacaaaacctaattaaatattttacaagaaacagat
Proteins encoded in this region:
- the LOC140149780 gene encoding monocarboxylate transporter 4-like; translated protein: MAPILEEFNVGSAAAGWICSLAYATQCIAGPLTSVVVNKVHYRWVVMAGGTLQAAGMMTTYLANSTSALFITLGIIPGLGASLVYISQPIIITSYFTKYCGTMIGIAFAGCASGVFVLRL